Proteins from one Candidatus Poseidoniia archaeon genomic window:
- a CDS encoding AMP-dependent synthetase/ligase — protein MASTTPSRLLENAMKYADQPALSSPSGDDWMTETWSEVTEFVMDIAKSLVALGFEPGDKLSIYSYNRREWYGGYLAAQMAGGVGVGIYHTSSAEEVEWVAGNSESKVLFVGDNPMAAGDKDKMPQHRLMQVIDSLPEVEHFVLLPGVGGVEHERMMTWDAFMGHGSGVETATLHERVGALTDADTSALIYTSGTTGNPKGVELTHGNWNFEVRAADFAFLFTQGERYVSWLPLAHVFGQLIDNHYWVDKAMHMYVADNPLNVVDLAKEVQPHLFIGVPRIYEKIYSNVKAAIDGKAVLRIGLKLPLLSGIFRKALKKKIGMKACRFAITGAAPINPDILELFQSLGIPIFEGYGMTENTAGATLNYAEQNRVGSVGPVFPGTEMKVADDGELLISGPHVMKGYYRDQTATDEVLRDGWLYTGDVGAIDGDGFVKITGRKKEIYVSSGGKNIAPLVIEETMKSMPLVSQCFLVGDARKYCSALLTLDAFAIMRDELGMDPLEIPKNPVEQVAKLEELGHPLDEYTGSADIRAEIQAQVDELNQKFSNPEQVKKFAILSRDFTVDDGELTPTLKIRRKQITDNWAAEIESLYADA, from the coding sequence ATGGCCTCCACGACTCCCTCCCGTTTGCTCGAGAACGCAATGAAGTACGCCGACCAGCCGGCGCTTTCATCCCCGTCAGGCGACGACTGGATGACCGAGACCTGGTCCGAAGTCACCGAATTCGTGATGGACATCGCCAAGTCGCTGGTCGCGCTGGGCTTCGAGCCGGGCGATAAACTGAGCATTTACAGCTACAACCGTCGCGAATGGTACGGTGGCTACCTCGCCGCGCAGATGGCGGGCGGTGTCGGAGTTGGCATTTACCACACTTCGTCAGCCGAGGAGGTCGAGTGGGTTGCCGGCAACTCGGAATCGAAAGTGCTGTTTGTCGGCGACAACCCGATGGCGGCTGGCGACAAGGACAAGATGCCACAGCACCGGCTGATGCAGGTTATCGACAGCCTGCCCGAGGTCGAGCACTTCGTGCTGCTGCCGGGCGTGGGCGGAGTAGAGCACGAGCGGATGATGACCTGGGATGCGTTCATGGGCCACGGCAGCGGAGTCGAGACCGCGACGCTCCACGAGCGCGTCGGCGCGCTGACCGACGCCGACACGAGCGCGCTCATCTACACTTCCGGGACAACGGGCAACCCCAAGGGCGTCGAGTTGACGCACGGCAACTGGAATTTTGAGGTCAGGGCGGCAGACTTCGCCTTCCTGTTCACCCAGGGTGAGCGCTATGTTTCGTGGCTGCCGCTGGCGCACGTTTTCGGCCAGCTGATTGACAACCATTACTGGGTCGACAAGGCGATGCACATGTATGTGGCGGACAATCCGCTCAACGTCGTCGACCTTGCCAAGGAGGTGCAGCCGCACCTCTTCATCGGAGTGCCGCGCATCTACGAGAAAATCTACTCTAACGTCAAGGCCGCTATCGACGGCAAGGCGGTGCTGCGCATAGGGCTCAAGCTGCCGCTGCTTTCGGGCATCTTCCGCAAGGCGCTGAAGAAGAAAATCGGCATGAAGGCGTGCCGCTTCGCGATTACCGGCGCAGCGCCCATCAACCCCGACATTCTGGAACTGTTCCAGTCGCTCGGCATCCCCATTTTCGAAGGCTACGGCATGACCGAGAACACCGCCGGCGCGACGCTGAATTACGCCGAACAGAACCGCGTCGGCAGCGTCGGCCCGGTCTTCCCCGGCACCGAGATGAAGGTAGCCGATGACGGTGAGCTGCTGATTAGCGGCCCGCATGTCATGAAGGGCTACTACCGTGACCAGACGGCGACCGACGAGGTGCTCCGCGACGGCTGGCTCTACACTGGCGACGTCGGGGCCATCGACGGCGACGGCTTCGTGAAAATCACGGGTCGCAAGAAGGAAATCTACGTCAGCTCGGGCGGCAAGAATATCGCGCCGCTGGTCATCGAGGAGACGATGAAATCGATGCCGCTGGTGTCGCAATGCTTCCTCGTCGGCGACGCGCGCAAGTATTGCTCGGCGCTGCTGACGCTCGACGCCTTCGCCATCATGCGCGACGAGCTCGGGATGGACCCGCTCGAAATCCCCAAGAACCCGGTCGAGCAGGTGGCGAAGCTGGAGGAGCTGGGGCACCCGCTCGACGAGTATACCGGCTCGGCCGACATCCGCGCTGAAATTCAGGCGCAGGTGGACGAGCTGAACCAGAAATTCTCGAACCCCGAGCAGGTCAAGAAATTCGCCATCCTGTCGCGCGACTTCACCGTTGACGACGGCGAACTGACTCCCACGCTTAAAATCCGGCGCAAACAGATAACCGATAACTGGGCGGCGGAAATCGAGTCGCTCTACGCCGACGCATGA
- a CDS encoding translation elongation factor-like protein: MAQTEVGRVDKYFRKVGVAALELSAAIAVGDKLRFSGATTDFEIKLESMQIDHKVVESAAAGADVGIAVPERVRRSDTVFRVSD, translated from the coding sequence ATGGCCCAGACGGAGGTCGGCCGGGTTGACAAGTATTTCCGCAAGGTTGGCGTCGCGGCGCTCGAGCTGAGTGCGGCCATCGCGGTTGGCGACAAGCTGCGCTTTTCCGGCGCGACCACCGACTTCGAGATAAAGCTCGAGTCGATGCAGATTGACCACAAGGTAGTCGAGAGTGCCGCCGCGGGGGCGGACGTCGGCATCGCGGTCCCGGAAAGAGTGCGGCGCAGCGACACGGTCTTTCGCGTCAGCGACTGA
- a CDS encoding S8 family serine peptidase, producing MRRLAALLLVALLLAGNLQLPAASEPEASAVSTAPASAAGGGAPPPAVPWWERTSRDSDRDGIVDWLEVRDEPTAVGVSYGYPPGERELELLLLAGFAPRLLLSDAVLLGSVAPERFALAASLPGVVMVEPYGSVEFYGDVQTPNIKAKNSTAYPLGAWDLGYTGRGVNVAIVDTGIDNEHPGLAGKFVAGYDAVCYMHTDIPRCLLSGTGGRQDDGSFDPDDGNQHGTACSGMATATGLLADGSLTDYQGAAPDASLVDVKIGSDVGAGPFENYLTEQEVYESAMNGLQWVIDHRDDAWAGVGEANYGIDIVSLSWGITSHEDGGSDGTDMHSRKLDLVTEAGVVVSVAAGNDGPNNDGFSGMGSSSLSVTVGALDDQDTIERGDDTIAGYSSRGPRRDNNDGYPYDELKPDVSASGSNIVQAQGCYTSGGCSNSIPGQDASDNGYSGRGSGTSYATPSVAGVMALLLEVNDNLTPALVKEILRTTAEPRGEPTYPELDPFWNRDFGWGMVDALLAVEEATKLEDPGNVDVELQAHILETQANDSVVIKGVSWARLGNVSAVQYRLDGGPWREVHDYVVELPQPTGAYIPWSITLDEQELAFSGNHTLFVRALGNGGFHSLTPHVHFVADGFTPESSARDLLPLILALAVALGGTVAVVAWRGGYLTAPRD from the coding sequence ATGCGACGACTCGCGGCACTCCTGCTGGTGGCGCTGCTGCTGGCGGGCAACCTGCAATTACCAGCGGCGAGCGAGCCTGAAGCGTCCGCCGTTTCCACGGCGCCAGCGTCCGCGGCCGGCGGCGGCGCGCCGCCGCCGGCCGTGCCGTGGTGGGAGCGCACCTCGCGCGACAGCGACCGCGACGGCATCGTTGACTGGCTCGAGGTACGTGATGAGCCCACTGCCGTCGGGGTTTCCTACGGCTACCCGCCGGGCGAGCGCGAGCTGGAGCTGCTGCTGCTAGCCGGCTTCGCGCCGCGGCTGCTGCTCTCCGACGCGGTGCTGCTCGGGAGCGTGGCTCCGGAGCGGTTCGCGCTGGCGGCGTCGCTGCCGGGGGTGGTGATGGTCGAGCCGTACGGCAGCGTCGAGTTCTACGGCGACGTCCAGACGCCCAATATCAAGGCGAAGAATTCGACCGCCTACCCGCTGGGCGCGTGGGACCTGGGCTACACCGGCCGTGGGGTCAACGTCGCGATTGTCGATACCGGGATTGACAACGAGCATCCCGGATTGGCGGGCAAGTTCGTCGCGGGCTATGACGCGGTCTGCTACATGCACACCGATATTCCGCGCTGCCTGCTCTCTGGGACTGGCGGCCGGCAGGATGACGGCTCGTTCGACCCTGACGACGGCAACCAGCACGGCACCGCCTGCTCGGGGATGGCAACCGCGACCGGGCTGCTCGCCGACGGGAGCCTGACCGACTACCAGGGTGCCGCGCCCGACGCGTCGTTGGTCGACGTTAAAATCGGCTCCGACGTCGGTGCAGGACCGTTTGAAAACTACCTAACCGAGCAGGAAGTCTATGAGTCGGCGATGAACGGGCTACAGTGGGTTATCGACCACCGTGATGACGCGTGGGCCGGTGTGGGGGAGGCGAACTACGGCATCGATATAGTCTCGCTCTCGTGGGGCATAACCTCGCACGAGGATGGCGGTAGCGACGGCACCGACATGCACTCGCGCAAGCTCGATCTGGTGACCGAGGCGGGCGTCGTCGTCAGTGTCGCGGCGGGAAACGACGGCCCCAATAACGACGGCTTTTCTGGCATGGGCTCGTCGAGCCTCTCAGTCACAGTCGGCGCGCTCGACGACCAGGACACCATCGAACGCGGCGACGACACCATCGCCGGCTACAGCAGCCGCGGCCCGCGCCGTGATAACAATGACGGCTACCCCTACGACGAGCTGAAGCCCGACGTCTCGGCGTCCGGCAGCAACATCGTGCAGGCGCAGGGCTGCTACACTTCGGGCGGCTGCAGCAACAGCATCCCGGGGCAGGACGCGTCGGACAACGGCTACTCCGGCCGCGGCTCCGGCACCAGCTACGCGACGCCGTCAGTGGCGGGAGTCATGGCGCTGCTGCTCGAGGTCAACGACAACCTGACGCCCGCGCTGGTCAAGGAAATCCTGCGCACCACTGCCGAGCCGCGCGGTGAGCCGACCTACCCGGAGCTGGACCCGTTCTGGAACCGCGATTTCGGCTGGGGCATGGTCGACGCGCTGCTGGCGGTCGAGGAGGCGACAAAGCTGGAAGACCCCGGGAACGTCGATGTTGAATTGCAGGCGCACATCCTCGAGACGCAGGCCAACGACTCCGTCGTCATCAAGGGCGTTTCGTGGGCGCGGCTCGGCAACGTCTCGGCGGTGCAGTATCGCCTAGACGGTGGACCGTGGCGCGAGGTGCATGACTACGTGGTCGAGCTGCCGCAGCCGACCGGCGCCTACATTCCGTGGAGCATCACGCTCGACGAGCAGGAGCTGGCGTTCAGCGGCAACCACACGCTCTTCGTCCGCGCGCTCGGCAACGGCGGCTTCCACTCGCTAACCCCGCACGTCCATTTCGTCGCCGACGGCTTCACCCCCGAGTCGAGCGCGCGCGACCTGCTGCCGCTGATTCTCGCCCTCGCGGTGGCGCTGGGCGGCACGGTCGCGGTGGTGGCGTGGCGCGGTGGTTACCTCACGGCGCCGCGCGACTAA
- a CDS encoding methylated-DNA--[protein]-cysteine S-methyltransferase, with product MELFAVASPLGPLALTLKGDAVTRLEFPRSPRTGATAQPTGNGPRSPAGERVTAALGAYFAAGKPPALTLRPGGTAFQQRVWEALRAIPAGETATYGELAARAGSPRAARAVGQACARNPIPVLIPCHRAVGSSGPGGWSGQPGAKKWLLAHEASGGK from the coding sequence ATGGAGCTCTTCGCGGTCGCTTCGCCGCTCGGCCCGCTGGCGCTGACGCTCAAGGGCGACGCGGTCACGCGGCTCGAGTTCCCCCGCTCCCCACGCACCGGCGCGACGGCGCAGCCGACCGGGAACGGCCCGCGCTCGCCCGCGGGCGAGCGCGTCACGGCGGCGCTCGGCGCGTATTTCGCTGCTGGGAAGCCGCCCGCGCTCACGCTGCGGCCGGGCGGCACCGCCTTCCAGCAGCGCGTCTGGGAAGCGCTCAGGGCAATTCCGGCCGGCGAGACCGCTACCTACGGCGAACTGGCGGCGCGGGCTGGTTCGCCCCGCGCCGCCCGCGCGGTGGGGCAGGCGTGCGCGCGCAATCCGATTCCGGTCCTGATTCCGTGCCACCGCGCGGTCGGCTCCAGCGGTCCGGGCGGCTGGTCGGGGCAGCCGGGCGCGAAGAAGTGGCTGCTCGCGCACGAAGCGAGCGGCGGGAAATAG
- a CDS encoding FAD-binding oxidoreductase, whose translation MKSENHNDNDCDVTVIGGGVIGISSAYQLVKAGYSVRLLEKGLIGDGSSRENCGLITPSHVLPLSRPGLIVKAVSMMLQSDAPLYVSPWMNWTAMRWFMQTARKCNLSDMKHAMLGRLQLLDASRPMWNEMVNRENMEIELDEVGCIQVHAGKENMETFAPIQKMLDEIGLFATPLIGDELFQTEPGLQSDLYGGWLYKMDAHMRPESLMSEWRRVISEMGVNVIEKCKVTDFKTNGTRIDSAVTNKGNYSSKNYVLASGAWSPILSKKLGVKIPIQPGKGYSITLERPEGCVKIPLILNEASMAVTPWKSGLRLGGTMEFSGYNSKINHHRIEALKRGARRYLKEPGEIPMKEEWYGWRPMTPDGMPIIDRSPNYGNLIIATGHNMQGMGMSPITGVLVKGLIAGDEAPFDISFYSAARF comes from the coding sequence GTGAAATCAGAAAATCACAATGATAATGACTGTGACGTCACAGTAATCGGGGGAGGAGTAATTGGCATATCTAGTGCCTATCAACTTGTCAAGGCAGGTTACTCGGTCCGATTACTGGAAAAGGGCTTGATTGGAGATGGATCATCTCGAGAAAACTGTGGATTGATAACACCTAGTCATGTGTTACCACTTTCTCGTCCCGGCCTTATCGTAAAAGCTGTGAGCATGATGTTGCAAAGTGATGCGCCTCTCTACGTCAGTCCCTGGATGAACTGGACTGCAATGCGTTGGTTCATGCAAACTGCGCGCAAATGCAATCTGTCTGACATGAAACATGCTATGCTTGGACGTCTGCAATTGCTTGACGCTTCTCGCCCAATGTGGAACGAAATGGTCAATCGTGAGAATATGGAGATTGAACTAGATGAGGTGGGCTGTATTCAGGTGCATGCAGGAAAGGAAAACATGGAAACCTTTGCTCCAATTCAAAAGATGTTAGATGAAATTGGATTATTCGCAACGCCCCTGATAGGTGATGAATTATTCCAGACTGAGCCTGGCCTGCAATCGGATCTGTATGGAGGTTGGCTCTACAAAATGGATGCCCACATGAGGCCTGAAAGCCTGATGTCGGAATGGAGGCGCGTTATCTCTGAAATGGGAGTTAACGTAATTGAGAAATGTAAAGTTACAGATTTTAAGACAAATGGAACAAGGATTGACTCTGCTGTCACCAATAAAGGCAATTATTCCTCAAAAAATTATGTTCTGGCTTCTGGCGCCTGGTCTCCCATCTTATCAAAAAAACTGGGCGTAAAAATCCCTATCCAGCCTGGTAAAGGATACAGTATTACTTTGGAAAGGCCTGAAGGGTGTGTCAAAATCCCACTTATACTGAACGAGGCAAGTATGGCTGTTACACCTTGGAAAAGCGGATTGCGATTAGGGGGTACTATGGAATTTTCTGGTTATAATTCTAAAATCAACCATCACAGAATAGAGGCCTTGAAGCGTGGTGCACGTCGTTATCTAAAGGAACCTGGAGAGATTCCTATGAAGGAAGAATGGTATGGCTGGCGCCCCATGACTCCAGATGGAATGCCCATAATCGATCGCTCTCCCAATTATGGTAATTTGATAATCGCTACTGGACACAATATGCAAGGCATGGGTATGTCACCAATTACTGGAGTTCTTGTCAAAGGCCTGATTGCTGGCGATGAAGCACCTTTCGACATATCTTTTTACTCTGCCGCCAGATTCTGA
- a CDS encoding ABC transporter substrate-binding protein, whose protein sequence is MHERKPFAAVMVAMLFLTGCLGTGGGIGSNQNPQSVVTLTGGTNVVNVGDTVQLDGSQSWDEDGALKSWNWDYGDGQSGSGQIVTHTYFQPGEYIVALAVTDDKGAVGNNDHRLTYVTVLPLETSSSGSSPPTAMISASASVVKPGSTVRFSGAASWGWSDGSASTSAVTGWQWQFGDGATDNGVETTHAFGSGGGLTSDRTTGNYPVILTVTGENGLTSNAVYTIRVIREKAVAGEVKNPDTFTTVSIGDPQELDPAHAYDTASGAVIMNAYETLVWYERERTDKLKPMLATVVPTQANGGISPDGLTYTFNIRQNVKFHDGSTLTADDVVFSIKRLVVMNLADGPAWMYTEILNESGIQKIDQYTVQFTLTESAPRFLSIMAYNAAAILSQNWVASRGCGDPIEGVPCENIERDAMGTGPYKFVKWVPDQYVLMEYHPDYWGGWSTAERKAQGYPDGFIKTVYMKKNNDKDSRILELLAGDADFAYVPIADRDKVDGKDGIRIMEGQPTFSMGFIGFNHDIQNWDQTAPSSDFFADINVRKAFCYAFPYQQFITDELDDHALKPKGPVPSGMLGYNEYGPEYNLDLEQAEYYFKEAGVWETGFTLTVYYNSGNTARENGLLMLENNVESLNAKFDLVVQGLEWPDYLDKFIQSEMPLFFLGWAPDYADPHDYVQPFLHSSGHFPHYLAYHNDELDELIMDAARETDDATRIQLYADIIDLEHEEAIYIWTHQGITFHVERDWVDGWYSNPMYGGTYYYSLSKG, encoded by the coding sequence ATGCACGAACGAAAACCTTTCGCAGCAGTCATGGTCGCGATGCTGTTTCTCACTGGTTGCCTCGGCACCGGCGGCGGCATTGGTTCCAACCAGAACCCGCAGTCGGTTGTCACGCTTACGGGCGGCACGAATGTCGTCAACGTCGGCGACACAGTCCAGCTCGACGGCTCGCAGTCGTGGGACGAGGACGGCGCCCTCAAGTCGTGGAACTGGGACTATGGCGACGGCCAGTCCGGTTCCGGCCAGATTGTGACGCACACATACTTCCAGCCGGGCGAATACATTGTCGCGCTGGCAGTCACCGATGACAAGGGCGCGGTCGGCAACAACGACCACCGGCTGACCTACGTCACGGTGCTGCCGCTGGAGACCAGCAGTTCCGGTTCGTCGCCGCCGACAGCGATGATTTCCGCCTCCGCTTCGGTCGTCAAGCCGGGCAGCACGGTCCGCTTCTCGGGCGCCGCCTCGTGGGGCTGGTCCGACGGAAGCGCCTCGACCAGCGCGGTCACCGGCTGGCAGTGGCAGTTCGGCGACGGGGCGACCGACAACGGGGTCGAGACCACCCACGCCTTCGGCAGCGGTGGCGGGCTAACCAGCGACCGCACCACCGGCAACTATCCGGTCATACTGACTGTCACGGGCGAGAACGGCCTCACCAGCAATGCGGTCTACACCATCCGCGTCATCCGCGAGAAAGCGGTAGCGGGCGAGGTGAAGAATCCCGATACGTTTACAACGGTTTCCATTGGCGACCCGCAGGAACTGGACCCGGCTCACGCCTACGACACCGCCTCGGGCGCGGTCATCATGAACGCCTACGAGACGCTGGTCTGGTATGAGCGCGAGCGGACCGACAAGCTGAAGCCGATGCTGGCGACCGTGGTTCCGACGCAGGCCAACGGCGGCATATCGCCTGACGGGCTCACCTATACCTTCAATATTCGCCAGAACGTAAAATTCCATGACGGTTCGACGCTGACGGCCGACGACGTCGTCTTCTCGATAAAGCGGCTGGTGGTAATGAACCTTGCCGACGGCCCGGCCTGGATGTATACCGAAATCCTGAACGAAAGCGGCATCCAGAAGATTGACCAGTATACTGTCCAGTTCACGCTGACCGAATCGGCGCCGCGCTTCCTCTCGATTATGGCCTACAACGCCGCTGCCATCCTCTCGCAGAACTGGGTTGCCTCCCGGGGCTGCGGCGACCCCATCGAGGGCGTCCCGTGCGAAAACATCGAGAGGGACGCCATGGGTACCGGCCCCTACAAGTTCGTCAAGTGGGTTCCCGACCAGTATGTGCTGATGGAGTACCACCCCGACTACTGGGGCGGCTGGTCGACCGCCGAGCGCAAGGCGCAGGGGTACCCGGACGGCTTCATCAAGACTGTTTACATGAAGAAGAACAACGACAAGGATTCGCGCATCCTCGAGCTGCTCGCAGGCGACGCCGACTTTGCATACGTCCCGATTGCCGACCGCGACAAAGTGGACGGCAAGGATGGCATCCGCATCATGGAGGGGCAGCCGACCTTCAGCATGGGGTTCATCGGCTTCAACCATGATATCCAGAACTGGGATCAGACCGCCCCCTCATCTGACTTCTTCGCCGACATCAACGTCCGCAAGGCGTTCTGCTACGCGTTCCCCTACCAGCAGTTCATCACCGATGAACTGGACGACCACGCGCTCAAGCCCAAGGGGCCGGTCCCGTCCGGGATGCTTGGCTACAACGAATACGGCCCGGAATACAATCTCGATCTTGAGCAGGCTGAATACTACTTCAAGGAAGCTGGCGTCTGGGAAACCGGCTTCACGCTGACGGTCTACTACAACTCGGGCAACACCGCGCGTGAGAACGGGCTGCTGATGCTCGAGAACAACGTCGAGTCGCTCAACGCCAAGTTCGACCTTGTGGTGCAGGGGCTCGAGTGGCCCGACTATCTGGACAAGTTCATCCAGTCCGAGATGCCGCTATTCTTCCTCGGCTGGGCACCCGATTACGCCGACCCGCATGACTACGTCCAGCCCTTCCTGCACAGTAGCGGCCACTTCCCGCACTACCTGGCGTACCACAACGATGAACTGGACGAGCTAATCATGGACGCCGCGCGCGAGACCGATGACGCGACCCGCATCCAGCTCTACGCCGACATCATCGACCTGGAGCACGAGGAGGCTATCTACATCTGGACCCATCAGGGCATCACTTTCCACGTTGAGCGCGACTGGGTCGATGGCTGGTATTCAAACCCGATGTACGGCGGCACCTACTACTACTCGCTGAGCAAGGGCTGA
- a CDS encoding ABC transporter permease subunit — protein sequence MKLWQYVLRRLAFTIPVMLGVTLITFSLSNLMGDPVAPYVTEKSTPEQIEELRKLHNLDKSLPVRYFTYINNLLHGEWGYSQTINQPVSDAIVLKFAATLELSLLAFAVAVATALPLGIFSSVKHNRWEDHWIRLFALFGSAVPIFWFALILKYFLAFQWGDATQLPLGYRYDAILWDLEDPIEQRTGLLLVDALLAGSWVHFKDALMHMLLPATTLAYASMATTIRLMRGSMLDVLEQDYVRTARAKGLPEHKVVVNHAARNAMIPTVTLLGLAFGGLLNGSVLTETVWQWPGLGLWAVTAMRNLDTAAILGYTLFAGMLYVLANLVVDVAYAWLDPRVELSGDVGLAEWVIAGMAILLLAVTWLSVDLGLGLAQLLLYALLLGALVGLVWQLPLRASFSVCGILAFVDALLAESVLVEYIAYLMALAAFGLVALWPGHLPQQDHRDFLAQLREYLWVPALAAGTVLAVVGIFRGYATEMVLLFVLFVLVQLALNWRDFVAEIPPRRAELRRMAHQFRRNPLALLGLFIALTILLVALMAPFLAPLEPGQRDADRMVEHFEFNHDLQPPCYWSCTGERGEADGYILGSTSKGYDIWYGIIWGSRTSLDVALKVVISGTFIAVVLGVISGYYGGRVDEIMMRVTDVFLAIPGLILALAIVAVTNNPSIEYLMYALIIVWWPGFTRIVRAQALSVRNLPYVEAARAAGASDFRIIFRHVLPNCLTPVVIAATMDMGSIVLVLAGLGYLGFGGGPDLAEWGKLVGYGQEHLLAGDWWAFFFPGLAIALWALAFYLLGDGLRDILDPRQRE from the coding sequence GTGAAGCTGTGGCAATACGTGTTGCGGAGGCTGGCTTTCACCATCCCGGTGATGCTGGGGGTGACGCTCATCACCTTCTCGCTCTCGAACCTGATGGGCGACCCGGTCGCGCCCTACGTCACCGAGAAATCAACTCCCGAGCAGATTGAGGAGCTGCGCAAGCTGCACAACCTCGACAAGTCGCTCCCGGTCCGCTACTTCACCTACATCAACAACCTGCTCCACGGTGAATGGGGCTACTCGCAGACCATCAACCAACCGGTGTCGGATGCCATCGTGTTGAAATTTGCTGCGACTCTCGAACTTTCGTTGTTAGCATTCGCCGTCGCGGTCGCGACTGCATTACCGCTCGGCATCTTCTCCAGCGTCAAGCATAATCGCTGGGAGGACCACTGGATTCGGCTCTTCGCGCTCTTCGGCTCGGCGGTGCCAATTTTCTGGTTCGCGCTCATCCTGAAGTATTTCCTCGCCTTCCAGTGGGGCGACGCGACGCAGCTGCCGCTGGGGTATCGCTACGACGCCATCCTGTGGGACCTCGAAGACCCGATTGAGCAACGCACGGGGCTGCTGCTGGTCGACGCGTTGCTCGCCGGTTCGTGGGTCCACTTCAAGGACGCATTGATGCATATGCTGCTGCCGGCGACGACGCTGGCGTACGCGTCGATGGCGACCACCATCCGGCTGATGCGCGGCAGCATGCTCGACGTGCTCGAGCAGGATTACGTGCGCACCGCGCGCGCCAAAGGGCTACCGGAGCACAAGGTGGTGGTCAACCACGCCGCGCGCAACGCCATGATTCCGACCGTGACACTGCTTGGCCTCGCCTTCGGCGGGCTGCTCAACGGCTCGGTGCTGACCGAGACGGTCTGGCAGTGGCCCGGGCTGGGGTTGTGGGCGGTGACGGCGATGCGCAACCTCGACACCGCTGCTATCCTGGGCTACACGCTCTTCGCCGGGATGCTCTACGTGCTGGCGAATCTTGTCGTCGACGTGGCGTACGCCTGGCTTGACCCGCGCGTCGAACTGAGCGGCGACGTCGGCCTCGCCGAATGGGTCATCGCCGGGATGGCCATCCTGCTGCTCGCCGTTACATGGCTAAGCGTCGACCTCGGTCTCGGCCTGGCCCAGCTGCTGCTCTACGCACTGCTGCTGGGTGCTCTGGTGGGGCTGGTGTGGCAGCTTCCATTGCGCGCCAGCTTTAGTGTCTGTGGAATTCTGGCGTTTGTAGATGCACTGCTGGCGGAGAGCGTGCTGGTTGAATACATCGCCTACTTGATGGCGCTGGCTGCCTTCGGTCTGGTGGCTTTGTGGCCAGGCCATCTGCCGCAACAGGACCATCGCGATTTCCTGGCGCAGTTGCGGGAATACCTGTGGGTGCCGGCGCTGGCGGCAGGGACCGTGCTGGCGGTCGTTGGAATCTTCCGGGGCTACGCGACCGAGATGGTGCTGTTGTTCGTGCTGTTCGTGCTGGTGCAGCTGGCCCTGAACTGGCGGGATTTCGTCGCCGAAATCCCGCCGCGCCGGGCCGAGCTGCGGCGGATGGCGCACCAGTTCCGGCGTAACCCGCTGGCGCTGCTGGGGCTCTTCATCGCGCTCACCATCCTGCTGGTCGCGCTCATGGCGCCATTCCTGGCACCGCTCGAGCCGGGGCAGCGCGACGCGGACCGCATGGTCGAGCACTTCGAGTTCAACCACGACCTGCAGCCCCCTTGCTACTGGTCCTGCACTGGCGAGCGGGGGGAGGCTGACGGCTACATTCTCGGCTCGACCAGCAAGGGCTACGACATCTGGTACGGCATCATCTGGGGCAGCCGCACCTCGCTCGACGTAGCGCTGAAGGTTGTCATCAGCGGCACCTTCATCGCCGTCGTGCTGGGGGTGATTTCGGGCTACTACGGCGGGCGCGTCGATGAAATCATGATGCGCGTCACCGACGTGTTCCTTGCGATTCCGGGGCTGATACTGGCGCTGGCGATTGTGGCGGTGACCAATAATCCCTCGATTGAATACCTGATGTATGCGCTGATAATCGTCTGGTGGCCCGGTTTCACGCGCATCGTGCGGGCGCAGGCGCTCTCCGTCCGCAACCTGCCATACGTCGAGGCGGCGCGCGCCGCCGGCGCGAGCGACTTCCGCATTATCTTCCGGCACGTGCTGCCCAACTGCCTGACCCCTGTCGTAATCGCCGCGACGATGGACATGGGGTCCATCGTGCTGGTGCTGGCGGGGCTGGGCTACCTCGGCTTCGGCGGCGGCCCCGACCTGGCCGAGTGGGGCAAGCTGGTCGGCTACGGGCAGGAGCACCTGCTGGCGGGCGACTGGTGGGCGTTCTTCTTCCCGGGACTGGCGATTGCGCTCTGGGCGTTGGCGTTCTACCTGCTCGGTGACGGACTGCGGGATATCCTCGACCCGCGGCAGAGGGAATGA